One Punica granatum isolate Tunisia-2019 chromosome 3, ASM765513v2, whole genome shotgun sequence genomic window carries:
- the LOC116200669 gene encoding dynein light chain 1, cytoplasmic-like produces MLEGKAVMEDTDMPLKMQLQAMSSASQALDLYDIFDYRSIAAHIKKEFDKIYGGGWQCVVGSKFGCFFTHSEGTFIYFSVETLKFLIFKGASS; encoded by the exons ATGTTGGAGGGAAAAGCAGTGATGGAGGACACAGACATGCCGCTGAAGATGCAGCTCCAAGCCATGTCATCTGCCTCTCAAGCTCTGGATCTCTATGATATCTTTGACTACAGGTCCATTGCTGCACACATCAAGAAG GAATTTGACAAGATATATGGAGGGGGATGGCAATGCGTGGTGGGTTCAAAATTCGGGTGCTTCTTCACTCACTCGGAGGGGACATTCATCTACTTCTCAGTGGAGACCCTCAAGTTCCTCATCTTCAAAGGGGCTTCTTCCTAA
- the LOC116200668 gene encoding hydroxyphenylpyruvate reductase has product MESIGVLMACPMSAYLEQELEKRFKLFRFWQFPQKAQFLKEHSASIRAVVGNASAGADAELVDALPKLEIVSSFSVGLDKVDLAKCKEKGIRVTNTPDVLTDDVADLAIGLCLAVLRRICESDRYVRSGKWKKGDYKLTTKFSGKTVGIIGLGRIGTAVAKRAEAFNCPISYYSRREKTDCNYKYYPSLIELASNCHILIVACPLTEETRHIINREVIDALGPKGILINIGRGPHVDESELVSALLERRLGGAGLDVFEKEPEVPEELFGLENVVLLPHVGSGTVETRQVMADLVIGNLEAHFLNKPLLTPVV; this is encoded by the exons ATGGAGTCGATAGGCGTCCTCATGGCCTGCCCGATGTCGGCGTACCTCGAGCAGGAGCTCGAGAAGCGGTTCAAGCTCTTCAGGTTCTGGCAGTTCCCTCAGAAGGCCCAGTTCCTGAAAGAGCACTCGGCCTCGATCCGTGCCGTGGTGGGGAACGCGTCGGCCGGCGCGGACGCGGAGCTCGTCGACGCACTCCCCAAGCTCGAGATCGTCTCCAGCTTCAGTGTGGGTTTGGACAAGGTTGACTTGGCCAAGTGCAAGGAGAAGGGGATTAGGGTTACGAACACGCCCGACGTGCTCACCGATGATGTGGCGGACTTGGCGATCGGGCTGTGCTTGGCCGTCCTTAGGCGGATTTGCGAGAGCGACCGATATGTGAGGAGTGGGAAGTGGAAGAAGGGCGACTACAAGCTCACCACTAAG TTCAGCGGAAAGACGGTCGGGATTATTGGGTTGGGTAGGATCGGCACAGCTGTTGCCAAGAGGGCTGAGGCATTCAACTGCCCGATCAGCTACTACTCCAGAAGAGAGAAAACAGATTGCAACTATAAATACTACCCAAGCCTCATCGAGTTAGCCTCCAACTGCCACATCCTCATTGTAGCATGTCCTCTAACAGAGGAAACGCGCCACATCATCAATCGGGAGGTCATTGATGCCCTGGGCCCTAAGGGCATCCTGATTAACATCGGAAGGGGCCCGCACGTGGATGAGTCGGAGCTTGTCTCGGCTCTGTTGGAGAGAAGACTAGGGGGAGCTGGGCTTGATGTGTTTGAGAAGGAGCCTGAGGTGCCTGAGGAGCTCTTTGGGCTTGAGAATGTCGTTCTTCTGCCCCATGTTGGAAGCGGGACAGTGGAGACCCGGCAGGTGATGGCGGATCTTGTGATTGGAAACCTTGAAGCTCATTTTCTTAACAAACCGCTCCTTACTCCAGTTGTCTGA
- the LOC116199181 gene encoding rop guanine nucleotide exchange factor 12 — protein sequence MVRALEQEQESYRSRLFHFKGMHDAPGRHVKSISVDQGASGGDYLVDDTIISRSQGSKPLNEHALDNQQIGWSLHRTNNGKGPKSRLSKEETKDKQPSDMELMKERFAKLLLGEDMSGGGKGVSSALALSNAITNLAASVFGEQKRLEPMQPERRARWRKEIDWLLSVTDHIVEFVPAQQKTNGVNMEIMTTKQRTDLQMDIPALRKLDAMLIDCLDNFKDQNEFYYVSKDDDEPDKKRKDDKWWLPTVKVPPEGLSEMTRKWLQFQKDSVNQVLKAAMAINAQVLSEMEIPENYIESLPKNGRASLGDSIYRHITVEYFDPEQFLSTMDMSSEHKILDLKNRIEASIVIWKRKMNNKDGKSSWGSAISMEKRELFEERAETILLLIKQRFPGIPQSALDISKIQYNRDVGQAILESYSRILESLAYTVMSRIEDVLHADYFARKPSHAPSKRNQLRGSSPTMEAEKLSYYQEEAEKVHSAETPTSMTLSDFMGWNLEQGDSEVKDSKGDDLLLKDPDGKHKYANIVAGKKVSYIEKLEHSGGLRSPTARD from the exons ATGGTCCGCGCGCTAGAGCAAGAGCAGGAGAGTTACAGGTCGAGGCTGTTCCATTTCAAAGGGATGCACGATGCACCGGGACGCCACGTGAAGAGCATCAGCGTCGACCAGGGTGCCAGCGGGGGGGATTACCTGGTTGACGACACCATAATCTCTAGGAGCCAGGGGTCGAAGCCCCTGAACGAGCATGCCTTGGACAATCAACAAATCGGGTGGTCGCTCCATCGGACGAATAACGGTAAGGGCCCCAAGTCCCGTCTGTCCAAGGAAGAAACCAAGGACAAGCAACCTTCAG ATATGGAGCTTATGAAGGAAAGATTTGCCAAGTTGCTCCTGGGCGAAGATATGTCCGGTGGTGGGAAAGGAGTTTCTTCAGCTCTGGCACTATCGAATGCAATTACGAACCTTGCAGCTTCTGTCTTTGGTGAACAAAAACGCCTCGAGCCGATGCAGCCTGAGAGGAGAGCGAGGTGGAGAAAAGAAATCGATTGGCTCTTATCAGTCACTGATCACATTGTCGAGTTTGTCCCAGCGCAGCAAAAAACTAACGGCGTGAACATGGAG ATCATGACGACGAAGCAACGGACTGATCTCCAGATGGACATTCCTGCCTTGCGCAAGCTTGACGCAATGCTAATT GATTGTTTGGATAACTTTAAGGATCAGAATGAGTTCTATTATGTCTCaaaagatgatgatgagcctGACAAGAAGAGGAAAGACGATAAGTGGTGGCTGCCCACAGTTAAAGTCCCTCCTGAGGGGCTATCCGAGATGACAAGGAAATGGCTTCAGTTTCAGAAGGATTCCGTGAACCAAGTTCTCAAAGCAGCCATGGCTATAAACGCTCAGGTTTTATCGGAAATGGAGATTCCTGAAAACTACATCGAATCTCTACCTAAG AATGGGAGAGCGAGTCTTGGAGACTCGATCTACAGACACATAACAGTTGAGTACTTTGATCCTGAGCAATTTCTCTCCACCATGGACATGTCATCCGAACACAAGATCCTGGACCTCAAGAACAGGATCGAGGCCTCAATCGTGATCTGGAAGAGAAAGATGAACAACAAGGATGGGAAATCATCTTGGGGCTCAGCAATAAGCATGGAGAAAAGAGAGCTCTTCGAGGAAAGAGCTGAGACAATACTGCTCCTCATCAAGCAACGATTCCCAGGCATCCCTCAATCTGCTCTCGACATCAGCAAAATTCAATACAATCGG GATGTAGGACAAGCTATTCTGGAGAGCTACTCAAGGATATTGGAAAGCTTAGCGTACACTGTCATGTCGAGAATAGAAGATGTTCTCCACGCAGATTACTTTGCACGAAAACCATCTCATGCGCCAAGCAAGAGGAACCAGCTAAGAGGTTCTTCACCAACCATGGAGGCAGAGAAACTCTCATATTATCAAGAAGAGGCAGAGAAGGTGCACTCAGCGGAGACACCTACTTCAATGACCTTGTCTGATTTCATGGGATGGAACTTGGAGCAAGGAGATTCGGAGGTGAAGGACTCGAAGGGAGATGATTTGCTACTAAAAGATCCCGACGGAAAGCATAAATATGCAAACATAGTGGCCGGCAAAAAGGTTTCCTACATAGAGAAACTGGAGCACTCAGGCGGGTTGAGAAGCCCGACAGCGCGGGATTAG
- the LOC116199568 gene encoding 30S ribosomal protein S17, chloroplastic → MSLTTALLHPLRSLKLSSATATPFLHGGPAAAAAPSFTLLPKPAAPPQSAPSFLPTIRAMKSMQGRVVCATNDKTVAVEVVRLAPHPKYKRRVRKKKKYQAHDPENKFNVGDIVQLEKSRPISKTKTFLAVPVPARRGKKKNSNGDEAGELWIPLESQQQLQEQA, encoded by the coding sequence ATGTCCTTGACCACCGCTCTCCTCCACCCTCTCCGTTCCCTCAAGCTCTCCTCCGCCACCGCCACCCCCTTCCTCCATGGCGGgcccgccgccgccgccgctcCGTCCTTCACCCTCCTCCCCAAGCCTGCCGCACCGCCGCAGTCCGCCCCCTCCTTCCTGCCAACCATAAGGGCAATGAAGTCGATGCAGGGGCGGGTGGTGTGCGCCACCAACGACAAGACCGTGGCGGTGGAGGTGGTCCGGCTGGCCCCTCACCCGAAGTACAAGCGACGggtgaggaagaagaagaagtaccAGGCCCACGACCCCGAGAACAAGTTCAATGTCGGGGACATTGTCCAGCTCGAGAAGAGCCGGCCCATCAGCAAGACCAAGACTTTCCTCGCCGTCCCGGTCCCGGCCAGgagggggaagaagaagaacagcaaTGGAGACGAGGCCGGAGAGCTCTGGATACCTCTAGAGTCCCAGCAGCAGCTGCAGGAACAAGCTTGA
- the LOC116199567 gene encoding homeobox-leucine zipper protein GLABRA 2 — protein sequence MGVVDMSNNNPPSSRTKDFFASPALSLSLAGIFRDAGAAAASRAESGGGGGTEVEEGDEGSGGGGGARGLGLREETVEISSENSGPARSRSDDEFDPDGDPDDDNDGDKKKKKRKKYHRHTAEQIREMESLFKESPHPDEKQRQQLSKQLGLAPRQVKFWFQNRRTQLKAIQERHENSLLKTEMEKLRDENKAMRETIQKSCCPNCGSATTSRETALTTQEQQLRIENARLKAEVEKLRAALGKYPPGTSSPSCSAGADQETRSSLDFYTGIFGLDKSRIMELVNQATGELQRMATAREPLWVRSVETGREILNYDEYVKEFLPEGLTSSDGRPKRSIEASRETGVVFVDLPRLLQSFMDMNQWKEMFPCMISKAATVDVINNGEGPNRNGAVQLMFTELQMLTPMVPTREVYFIRFCKQLSPEQWAIVDVSIDKVEDNIDASLVKCRKRPSGCIIEDKTNGHCKVIWVEHLECQKSTVHPMYRTIVNSGLAFGARHWMATLQQQCERLVFFMATNVPTKDSSGVATLAGRKSILRLAQRMSQSFCHAIGASSFHSWTKVPGKMGEDIRVASRKNLNDPGEPVGVILCAVSSVLLPVSPHVLFDFLRDEARRHEWDIMLSAGPVQSIANLAKGQDRGNSVNIQTMKSKDNSMWLLQDTCTNAYESMVVYAPVDITGMQAVMTGCDSSNIAVLPSGFSILPDGLESRPLVITSRQEEKSSECGSLLTIAFQILTNTSPTAKLTMESVESVNTLISCTLRNIRTSLQCEDG from the exons ATGGGCGTCGTCGACATGTCCAACAACAACCCCCCTTCTTCTCGTACCAAGGACTTCTTCGCCTCcccagccctctccctcagCCTC GCCGGGATTTTCAGGGATGCCGGGGCGGCGGCGGCCTCCAGGGCCGAAagcggcggcggcggagggACGGAGGTGGAGGAGGGCGACGAGGGgagcggaggaggaggaggtgcaAGGGGGCTGGGTCTGCGGGAGGAGACGGTCGAGATCAGCAGCGAGAACTCCGGGCCCGCGAGGTCGAGGTCCGACGACGAGTTCGATCCTGACGGGGACCCGGATGACGACAACGACGGggacaagaagaagaagaagcgcAAGAAGTATCACCGCCACACCGCCGAacaaatccgagaaatggaaTC GCTGTTTAAGGAGTCGCCTCATCCCGATGAGAAACAGAGGCAACAACTGAGCAAGCAACTGGGACTCGCTCCAAGGCAAGTTAAGTTCTGGTTTCAGAACCGTCGGACCCAATTGAAG GCGATTCAGGAGCGCCATGAAAATTCTCTGCTGAAAACAGAGATGGAGAAACTGAGAGACGAAAACAAAGCCATGAGGGAGACCATCCAGAAGTCATGCTGCCCAAATTGTGGCTCGGCCACCACTAGCAGAGAAACCGCCTTGACCACACAAGAACAGCAATTGCGCATTGAAAATGCCCGACTCAAAGCCGAG GTGGAAAAGCTCCGGGCGGCTCTTGGAAAATACCCACCAGGAACAAGCTCACCATCGTGCTCTGCAGGGGCGGACCAAGAAACCCGAAGCTCATTGGACTTTTATACAGGGATCTTCGGGCTTGATAAATCCAGAATTATGGAATTGGTCAATCAGGCAACAGGGGAGCTACAGAGAATGGCAACTGCCAGGGAACCTCTCTGGGTGAGGAGCGTCGAGACAGGTCGAGAGATTCTCAACTACGATGAGTACGTGAAGGAGTTCTTGCCTGAAGGCCTGACTTCAAGTGATGGCAGGCCCAAGAGATCCATCGAGGCCTCGAGGGAGACCGGGGTGGTCTTTGTTGATCTTCCACGACTCCTTCAGAGTTTCATGGATATG AATCAGTGGAAGGAGATGTTTCCCTGCATGATCTCAAAAGCAGCTACGGTTGATGTTATCAACAACGGTGAAGGTCCAAATAGAAATGGAGCTGTACAATTG ATGTTTACGGAGCTTCAGATGCTCACGCCGATGGTGCCCACAAGGGAAGTTTACTTCATCAGATTCTGCAAGCAGCTGAGTCCCGAACAGTGGGCTATCGTTGACGTCTCGATCGACAAAGTGGAGGACAACATTGATGCGTCTCTTGTTAAGTGCCGGAAACGCCCGTCTGGTTGCATCATTGAGGACAAAACCAATGGCCATTGCAAG GTGATTTGGGTGGAACACCTAGAATGCCAGAAAAGCACAGTCCACCCAATGTACCGGACGATCGTGAACAGTGGCCTCGCCTTTGGTGCTAGGCATTGGATGGCAACGTTGCAGCAGCAGTGTGAGCGTCTTGTGTTCTTCATGGCCACTAATGTCCCCACCAAAGACTCAAGCG GGGTTGCCACCCTTGCTGGGAGAAAGAGCATACTGAGGTTGGCACAGAGGATGAGCCAGAGCTTCTGTCACGCCATTGGAGCTTCAAGCTTCCACAGCTGGACTAAAGTCCCGGGGAAGATGGGAGAAGACATTAGGGTGGCTTCTAGGAAGAACCTGAACGACCCGGGAGAGCCTGTGGGAGTGATCCTTTGTGCAGTCTCATCTGTTCTGCTGCCAGTGTCTCCTCATGTGCTTTTCGACTTCCTCAGGGATGAAGCTCGTCGACATGAG TGGGATATCATGTTGAGTGCAGGTCCAGTACAGTCAATTGCGAACCTAGCCAAAGGACAAGATCGTGGCAATTCAGTAAACATCCAA ACAATGAAGTCGAAAGACAACAGCATGTGGCTGCTCCAAGACACTTGCACAAATGCTTACGAGTCAATGGTGGTGTACGCCCCAGTAGACATCACGGGCATGCAGGCCGTGATGACAGGCTGTGACTCCAGCAACATTGCAGTCCTGCCTTCAGGATTCTCAATCTTACCTGACGGGCTCGAGTCGAGGCCCCTTGTGATCACCTCCAGGCAGGAGGAGAAAAGTTCAGAGTGCGGGTCCCTCCTTACAATCGCATTCCAGATCCTAACAAACACATCCCCCACAGCCAAGTTGACAATGGAGTCCGTGGAATCTGTCAACACCCTCATCTCCTGCACGCTGCGGAATATTAGGACGAGCCTGCAGTGCGAGGACGGTTAA